In Syngnathus scovelli strain Florida chromosome 11, RoL_Ssco_1.2, whole genome shotgun sequence, one DNA window encodes the following:
- the LOC125977315 gene encoding uncharacterized protein, translating to MAFQNRIALDMLLAKEHGVCGMFGDACCTFIPNNTAPGGRLIKTLEGLRILNKKMKDHSGVYIPPSNIEGDRIAALGELYQAVSEQQTAHPDGFTIFAGDFNHANLKSVFPRLHQHVPFPTRGDSFLDLVYSAQKGAFKATPLPHLGLSDHLTVLLLPAYRQLVKASRPVRRRVRVWPEGASDALCNCFDTTDWDLFKQAATYNDWMDIEEYTDSVTSYITKCIDDVTCSKSVITRANWKPWLTGAVLRLLRARDKAFRAGDEAGLRTARADLSRGIKEAKKAFSCKVSTNFKDSKDARSLWRGIQTITDYKPAPRSCEGDVRLLNDLNRFFARFDAQNSTCPLKTTPPPTRAAPAPLCRRCEEGACHY from the coding sequence atggcgttccaaaatagaattgcgttggacatgctattggctaaggaacatggtgtgtgtggaatgtttggtgatgcatgttgtactttcatcccaaacaacacggcaccaggaggccgactgatcaagacgttggaaggactaaggatactgaacaaaaagatgaaagatcattcaggcgtatacatcccgccttccaacatcgaaggagacaggatcgcggcgcttggtgaactgtaccaggctgtcagtgaacagcaaacagcgcaccctgacggtttcaccatcttcgctggagacttcaatcatgccaacctgaagtctgttttcccgaggcttcaccagcatgttccttttccgacacgtggagacagcttcctggacctagtctactcggcgcaaaagggagctttcaaagccacccccctcccccatctggggctttctgaccatctcaccgttttgcttttgcccgcatacagacaattggtaaaggcatccaggccggttcggaggcgggttcgagtgtggcctgagggtgcctccgatgcactttgtaactgcttcgacaccactgactgggacttgtttaagcaggcagccacctacaacgattggatggacatagaggagtatactgactctgttacctcttacatcacaaagtgcatcgatgatgtgacttgctcgaaatccgtcatcactcgcgcgaactggaagccgtggctgacgggggctgtcctcagactgttgagggccagggacaaggctttcagagcgggggatgaggctggcttgaggacagcgagggccgacctgtcccgaggcatcaaagaagcgaagaaggcgttctcgtgcaaggtctccaccaacttcaaggacagcaaggacgcacgtagcctttggcggggcattcagaccatcacggactacaagcccgcgccgaggagctgtgagggcgacgtccgtctgctgaacgatctgaaccgcttctttgctcgcttcgacgcccagaacagcacttgcccgctgaagaccacccccccccccacacgagcagcccctgcgcctctctgccgacggtgtgaggagggcgcttgccactattga